A window of the Salegentibacter mishustinae genome harbors these coding sequences:
- a CDS encoding ClpP family protease — translation MSNKPGKTQDLIDAKFLEERKVFLWGEVNDKSAKHVIDRLLYLDMEGDEEIQFFINSPGGYVTDGFAIYDTMQSLKSPVSTICSGLAASMGSILLSGGTKGRRFIQTHGKVMIHQPMGGARGQASNIEIQANEILKTRELSAKLLAENCGQTIEKVLKDFNRDYWMDAQESLDYGIVDGIFKK, via the coding sequence ATGAGTAATAAACCCGGTAAAACCCAGGACTTAATAGACGCAAAATTCCTTGAAGAACGCAAAGTATTCCTTTGGGGTGAAGTCAACGATAAATCGGCCAAACACGTTATAGACAGACTTCTTTATCTTGATATGGAGGGAGATGAAGAAATCCAGTTTTTTATTAATAGTCCAGGTGGTTATGTAACCGATGGATTTGCGATTTACGATACTATGCAAAGCCTTAAAAGCCCTGTTTCAACCATTTGTAGTGGTCTGGCTGCTTCTATGGGTTCTATTTTACTTTCTGGCGGAACTAAAGGCAGGAGGTTTATTCAAACGCACGGAAAAGTTATGATCCACCAACCTATGGGTGGTGCCAGAGGCCAGGCTTCAAACATCGAAATCCAGGCCAACGAAATCTTAAAAACCCGGGAATTAAGCGCAAAGCTTCTTGCTGAAAATTGCGGGCAAACTATAGAAAAAGTACTTAAAGATTTTAATCGTGATTACTGGATGGATGCCCAGGAGTCTTTAGACTACGGAATTGTTGACGGTATTTTCAAGAAATAA
- a CDS encoding GNAT family N-acetyltransferase, whose product MDIKHRENDSRGMFFVRDEKGIYAELTYQKKAGDILVIDHTEVRPELEGQGIATKLLAHSVEFARENNYKIEPLCPFAEVQFDRNKSYSDVRA is encoded by the coding sequence ATGGATATTAAACATCGCGAGAACGATAGCCGCGGAATGTTCTTTGTGAGAGATGAAAAAGGCATTTACGCAGAGCTAACGTATCAAAAAAAGGCAGGAGACATTCTTGTTATAGATCACACAGAGGTTAGACCAGAACTGGAAGGACAGGGAATTGCAACTAAGCTGCTGGCCCATAGCGTGGAATTTGCCCGTGAAAATAATTATAAGATAGAGCCCCTATGCCCTTTCGCTGAAGTGCAATTTGACAGAAACAAGTCTTACAGCGATGTAAGAGCTTAA